A part of Desulfurococcaceae archaeon genomic DNA contains:
- the mtnA gene encoding S-methyl-5-thioribose-1-phosphate isomerase has product MEHSYPLIVKGVWFDESSKTLCWMNTLKLPHTEEVVCSNDPFRVARAIIDMEIRGAPAIGVAAALVLGAYALKISDYPLEVFMKYMRSAMETLLQTRPTAYNLFYAVSRLGRALEDAAARSNDTHYLAESLLREAVNVYREDVEANIRIGEYGAELVPDNATILTHCNAGALATSAYGTALAVIRIAWYKGKKIRVIATETRPVLQGARLTVYELMREGIPVTLITDNAVGMVVRKNLVDLVVVGADRITKDGYVVNKIGTYMVALVAKRHGVPFYVAAPTSTIDLERTIDRVIIEERNPEEVKRVQGNLITLKDVNVLNYAFDVTDPDLVSAIITERGVIRPPIPENILNLFKP; this is encoded by the coding sequence ATGGAGCACTCGTACCCTTTAATCGTGAAGGGCGTTTGGTTCGATGAGTCTTCGAAAACCCTCTGCTGGATGAACACCCTGAAACTACCACACACAGAGGAAGTAGTGTGTTCGAACGACCCTTTCAGAGTTGCAAGGGCTATAATAGACATGGAAATTAGAGGGGCACCTGCCATAGGGGTTGCCGCTGCCCTCGTACTAGGTGCCTATGCCCTCAAGATCTCCGACTACCCGCTAGAGGTATTCATGAAGTACATGAGGTCTGCCATGGAAACGCTGCTACAGACCAGGCCGACCGCATACAACCTATTCTACGCAGTATCGAGACTTGGCAGAGCTCTAGAAGACGCGGCGGCGAGGTCGAACGACACGCACTACTTGGCGGAGTCCCTGCTCAGGGAAGCCGTAAACGTGTACCGCGAAGATGTGGAAGCCAATATTAGGATTGGTGAATACGGTGCCGAGCTCGTACCGGATAACGCTACTATACTAACGCACTGTAACGCCGGCGCGTTGGCCACTTCAGCTTATGGAACAGCGCTAGCAGTTATTAGAATAGCCTGGTACAAAGGCAAGAAAATCAGGGTCATCGCGACAGAGACGCGGCCTGTTTTGCAAGGTGCGCGCTTAACTGTTTACGAGTTAATGAGAGAGGGCATTCCCGTAACGCTCATAACGGACAACGCCGTAGGCATGGTGGTTAGAAAGAACTTAGTAGACCTCGTAGTCGTTGGCGCTGACAGGATAACCAAAGACGGTTACGTCGTTAACAAGATCGGGACCTACATGGTGGCTTTAGTAGCCAAGAGGCACGGTGTACCGTTCTACGTGGCTGCACCAACAAGCACTATTGACTTGGAGAGGACGATAGACCGGGTTATCATAGAGGAGAGGAACCCCGAGGAGGTCAAGCGTGTGCAGGGCAACCTGATAACGTTAAAAGACGTCAATGTGCTCAATTACGCGTTTGACGTAACGGACCCCGACCTGGTGTCAGCCATAATTACTGAGCGAGGGGTAATCCGCCCGCCAATTCCAGAAAACATATTGAACTTATTTAAACCGTAG
- a CDS encoding DUF72 domain-containing protein — MGGLMKRVQVGCCGFPTARKRYYELLGVVELQNTFYELPSLEWAQEIRREAPESFEFTVKAWQVITHPYTSPTWRKMKKRPAGSLENYGYLKPTRENIEAFEKTLEIAKALKAKIVVLQTPSSMPATEQTIKQVKEFFENAASCAGGNVVIGWEVRGPLLKLPELKVVFEKFDVLHVTDIFKSKPLYRHNMGVLYTRLHGIGPGEVNYSYNYTDEDLVKLCSMLLEEEFKTGYVMFNNVKMLDNAIRFKEVASQKFALKTEGFASTV; from the coding sequence TTGGGAGGCCTAATGAAGCGCGTTCAAGTGGGGTGTTGTGGGTTCCCCACGGCGAGGAAAAGGTACTACGAGCTACTCGGCGTGGTTGAACTCCAAAATACCTTCTACGAGTTACCTAGCTTGGAATGGGCCCAGGAAATTAGGCGTGAAGCCCCTGAAAGCTTTGAATTTACCGTTAAAGCGTGGCAAGTCATCACTCACCCCTACACGTCACCGACTTGGAGAAAGATGAAGAAGAGGCCCGCGGGTAGCTTGGAAAACTACGGTTACTTAAAGCCCACGCGCGAGAACATTGAGGCGTTTGAGAAGACCTTGGAAATAGCGAAAGCCCTCAAAGCGAAGATAGTAGTTCTTCAAACGCCATCAAGCATGCCCGCAACGGAGCAGACAATTAAGCAGGTGAAGGAGTTTTTCGAAAATGCTGCGTCTTGTGCCGGAGGTAATGTAGTCATCGGCTGGGAAGTGCGGGGTCCCTTGCTCAAGCTACCGGAATTGAAGGTGGTCTTCGAGAAGTTCGATGTATTGCACGTAACCGATATATTTAAGAGTAAGCCGCTTTACAGGCACAACATGGGCGTGCTCTACACGAGGCTTCACGGAATAGGTCCAGGCGAGGTGAACTACAGCTACAACTACACTGACGAAGACCTGGTAAAGCTCTGCTCCATGCTACTAGAAGAGGAGTTTAAGACCGGCTACGTAATGTTCAACAACGTGAAAATGCTAGACAATGCTATAAGGTTCAAGGAAGTAGCGTCGCAAAAGTTCGCCTTAAAAACCGAAGGGTTCGCCTCTACGGTTTAA
- a CDS encoding ACT domain-containing protein — MSIEETVKVDSKGRITIPSAIRELFNIREGMYLLMIADRNSKEIKLVPLPIAAQLLKLRLVVEDRTGVLAEITRFLASRNIDIVSTKCIVLKREELGECEMIVDMGRSGISDIDTIEDGLKTLEPVKNVEIVKMV, encoded by the coding sequence ATGTCTATAGAGGAAACAGTTAAAGTAGACTCGAAAGGACGCATTACAATACCATCTGCCATACGGGAGTTGTTTAACATACGTGAAGGAATGTACCTGCTGATGATTGCTGATAGGAACTCCAAGGAGATAAAGCTCGTACCGCTACCTATAGCAGCCCAATTATTGAAACTACGACTCGTAGTCGAAGACCGAACGGGCGTACTGGCCGAAATAACTAGGTTTCTCGCTTCTAGGAACATCGACATCGTATCCACGAAGTGCATAGTGCTGAAAAGAGAGGAGCTCGGGGAGTGCGAGATGATCGTGGATATGGGGAGAAGCGGGATATCGGACATCGACACGATCGAAGACGGGCTCAAGACCCTTGAACCGGTTAAAAACGTCGAAATAGTAAAGATGGTGTAG
- a CDS encoding phosphoribosyltransferase family protein, with protein sequence MRAWSRRVLIIRRPREREVELFAEKLVKAYGRSKADKVKMRLLASEVLRLVKPVLSYRDLYELTGLPESVLCRYVKGSIIPGFDHAVRILAKTALSLDLGYLLKDLVEREKSPIIDLLRVLKDPYIARLLSIMIMLDLVDKQITKIVATAEAVLPIATMLSTEFGAPIVLVKRKSYPGVQYYSITVMKGPKDIEILYLDRDLITRKDKVLILADVVYTGKTLESVIHMLAKSRAEVVDVVVVMGLGSAWEERLQPFKVKVLSTVPFEI encoded by the coding sequence TTGCGGGCTTGGAGTAGGAGGGTACTGATAATAAGAAGACCCCGTGAACGGGAAGTAGAGCTGTTCGCCGAGAAGCTTGTAAAGGCCTACGGACGTAGCAAGGCCGACAAGGTTAAGATGAGGCTCCTGGCCTCGGAGGTCTTGAGGCTAGTAAAACCCGTACTCTCGTACAGGGACCTATACGAGCTGACCGGTCTCCCGGAATCGGTATTGTGCAGGTACGTGAAGGGGTCTATAATACCGGGCTTCGATCACGCCGTGAGGATACTAGCCAAGACCGCGTTGTCCCTAGATCTGGGGTACCTCCTAAAGGACCTTGTTGAAAGGGAGAAAAGCCCAATAATAGACCTCCTCAGAGTGTTAAAAGACCCCTACATAGCGAGGTTACTGTCCATTATGATAATGCTCGACCTCGTTGACAAGCAGATAACGAAGATCGTGGCGACGGCGGAAGCCGTACTCCCGATCGCAACGATGCTTTCAACGGAGTTTGGGGCACCAATAGTCCTCGTGAAGAGAAAAAGCTACCCCGGAGTACAGTACTACAGCATAACCGTGATGAAGGGGCCCAAGGACATAGAAATACTCTACCTAGACAGGGACTTAATCACGCGCAAGGACAAGGTGCTTATTCTCGCAGATGTCGTGTACACGGGTAAGACACTGGAGTCCGTAATTCACATGCTGGCGAAGTCGAGGGCAGAAGTAGTTGACGTCGTGGTGGTAATGGGGCTTGGGTCTGCATGGGAAGAGAGGCTTCAACCGTTTAAGGTGAAGGTGCTCTCAACCGTTCCCTTCGAGATCTAG
- a CDS encoding DEAD/DEAH box helicase — MPIVFRVKRWLEEEEFQELLKVADYLGYEAGYKKFKVNIEKALRNGYLVEDVKGLLEEYAAEIEGSMGDVERALEDYYPVFEWSPTKGVIRIRLSRLVYNVVKEHLKRTGSKRSEVMDDKVVVEVLPYYVQEVANYFKNLGLRFIDVNNILREKHLGLEPELKGVKLRPYQEEALDKWFENKCRGVIALPTGSGKSLIAIAAIVRLRARTLIVAYTKEQVFQWRDFILEYTTLPAGIIGLFYGEEKRLAPITITTYQSGFRNINAISPHFSMIVVDEVHHLPAEKFRHIALHSLATYRMGLSATPTREDGKHEELFPLLGGIVYYKSPSELAEKGYLAPYAIITIKVKMSPQERKLYEELRRRYRALAGGKKFQEILEEARRGNPKAAEALGVHSEMKMLLAKSIAKIEKAVELALSEYKKGSKVIVFTQYVDQAKEVAKRLGSLLLTGDTPEAERKNVLEVFRNSSQGILVVTTVGDEGLDIPDANVGIIVSGTGSRRQFIQRLGRLLRPKASGVRAVLYEIVLERTPEEYYVEKHKLAEMGDFI; from the coding sequence TTGCCCATAGTTTTCAGGGTGAAGAGGTGGCTTGAAGAGGAGGAGTTCCAGGAGCTGCTTAAAGTAGCCGATTACCTGGGCTACGAAGCAGGCTACAAGAAGTTCAAAGTCAACATCGAGAAGGCTTTGAGAAACGGATACCTAGTAGAGGACGTGAAGGGCTTGCTAGAGGAATACGCCGCGGAGATCGAGGGCTCTATGGGCGACGTTGAAAGGGCGCTCGAAGATTACTACCCGGTCTTCGAGTGGTCACCCACCAAGGGGGTTATACGAATACGCCTGTCGAGGCTCGTGTATAACGTAGTTAAAGAGCACTTGAAGAGGACCGGCTCTAAGCGCAGTGAGGTAATGGACGACAAGGTGGTAGTGGAGGTATTACCGTACTACGTGCAGGAAGTAGCGAACTACTTCAAGAATCTGGGCTTACGGTTTATTGATGTAAATAACATTTTACGCGAGAAGCATCTCGGGCTCGAGCCCGAGCTAAAGGGCGTGAAACTTAGGCCCTATCAGGAGGAAGCCTTAGATAAGTGGTTTGAAAACAAGTGCCGCGGAGTGATAGCCCTCCCCACGGGCTCCGGAAAAAGCCTCATCGCCATAGCCGCGATCGTGAGGTTACGCGCGAGGACGCTCATCGTCGCATACACCAAGGAGCAGGTATTCCAGTGGCGTGACTTCATACTGGAGTACACTACCTTGCCGGCAGGCATAATCGGCTTGTTTTACGGTGAGGAGAAGAGGTTGGCGCCAATCACCATTACCACCTATCAGAGCGGCTTCAGGAACATAAATGCTATTTCACCGCACTTCAGCATGATCGTGGTGGACGAGGTCCATCATCTGCCGGCCGAGAAGTTCAGGCACATAGCGCTTCACAGCCTCGCCACCTACAGAATGGGGCTTTCCGCTACCCCTACTCGTGAGGATGGCAAGCACGAGGAGTTATTCCCCCTACTGGGCGGGATAGTGTACTATAAATCGCCATCCGAGCTGGCGGAGAAGGGCTATCTGGCGCCATATGCCATTATAACGATTAAGGTTAAAATGAGCCCGCAGGAGCGCAAACTATACGAAGAGCTGCGGAGAAGGTACAGGGCCCTTGCAGGTGGAAAGAAGTTCCAGGAAATACTGGAAGAAGCCCGCCGCGGTAATCCTAAAGCTGCCGAGGCTCTCGGAGTACACAGCGAAATGAAAATGCTCTTAGCGAAGTCGATAGCAAAAATTGAGAAAGCAGTAGAGCTCGCGCTATCCGAGTACAAGAAGGGCAGTAAGGTCATAGTGTTCACGCAGTACGTCGACCAGGCTAAAGAGGTCGCGAAAAGGCTGGGCAGCCTACTACTGACCGGCGACACCCCCGAGGCCGAGAGAAAGAACGTCTTGGAGGTCTTCAGGAACTCTTCTCAGGGAATCCTGGTGGTCACAACGGTCGGAGACGAGGGGCTGGACATACCGGATGCGAACGTCGGCATAATAGTGTCCGGTACCGGTTCTAGGAGACAGTTCATTCAACGGTTGGGAAGGCTCCTAAGGCCCAAGGCCAGCGGAGTGCGCGCGGTGCTATACGAGATTGTATTGGAAAGGACCCCCGAGGAGTACTACGTCGAGAAGCACAAGCTAGCGGAGATGGGTGACTTCATATAG
- the albA gene encoding DNA-binding protein Alba, translating to MAQPQSANTVLVGKKPVMNYVIAVLTLVHQGVKEVYIKARGRAISKAVDTVEIIKNRFLPGKVDVDDIKIGSQTLTNPQGREARVSIIEIKLKVKE from the coding sequence ATGGCTCAGCCGCAAAGCGCAAACACAGTATTAGTAGGCAAGAAGCCTGTAATGAACTACGTAATCGCCGTACTAACCCTAGTGCACCAGGGGGTAAAAGAGGTATACATCAAGGCGAGAGGAAGGGCAATCAGCAAGGCGGTGGACACCGTCGAGATAATAAAGAACAGGTTCCTACCGGGCAAGGTCGACGTAGACGACATCAAGATTGGTAGCCAAACGCTGACGAATCCACAGGGCAGAGAGGCTAGAGTTAGCATTATCGAAATAAAGTTGAAAGTAAAAGAATAG
- the rgy gene encoding reverse gyrase — MDAVIPLYKSACPICGGDAASTDIELRGSCENCAHRCDPTLNALMSFVTSNEEELISFFEKVTGLKPWGAQRHWLKRLTRGENTVLIAPTGVGKTTLLMVYALHSVARGKRVLYVTPTKSLLNQTYVKVEEFAKRVGLDPSKILCYNSNQSRRSREIVLNRIENCDFGLLVVTNNFLLKNHEALLRCKVDVVIVDDVDSLIKNERGVYNLVRLLGYSERSVELAKRRLNLLWRILLGRAYGKNVDELVKQFIELDRELEAELTSTRSSQLVVASATGRSRGLAGRLLKDLLKVDLSGITVYGRNVTDSYVLVKDPEELAKHVLSVVSALGKGCLLYISPRHPLREAYERVVERIFGELEKMGLKASPATYRAIADFTKGSLDVLVGYSTYYGTSVRGLDSPVHIRYAIFLGTPVFAVSLESFLAKLNMLSRILIEVSGRGGDPALKKLAVEVRKKSLTLSPSERRVLSLCLAGKIPESAVESVHKLSAQYREIKEAYSRALSAVKEALDRERVMVVGTMTLVRSGDKYLALIPDTMTYIQASGRTSRLMGNRMTRGFSLIVEHYDLKNLVAGLESRLKAFSRDVEFKPLDNVSLFEEKKYVVASREGSEGTELAYRSVLLVVESPTKAKTIARFFGRPSARRIGDVNVYSIPVKLGSEVVEFNVVATRGHVYDLTVNSECGFYGVLVKPSTIAPIYTTIKKCRLCGTQFVDYEKCPRCGSLMYSDSKQVIAVLRKLATEVEEVYIATDPDLEGEKIAYDVYVALRPFNRSIWRIELHEITLSELLKAIQSRRYIDRKLVEAEIYRRVLDRFLGFSLSYKLQSTYGHKYLGAGRVQTPVLGLVIERYREHVNKKCKKVIITTDSPLKYSFSIHLERHQVDLVEALRCTSELTVIRESEEVVEVHPKPPYTTDELLADAAKYGISVDVAMRTAQDLFESGLITYHRTDCTYVSSTGMKVASEYLSSRGLKEYFKPSHWGAQGTHEAVRPVYPLDPEGLVQAVEEGIVPAVIPLTGLHLKLYGLVFRRFIASQMKPFKAIKAVYSITLGDNVLGRVEVYTSILEGGFNLVEPVKVYSELKGLDRFSVKVRDVKIVDSSMVPLYSSGDVVLLMKRLSIGRPSTYSKILSSIRRHGYVVESKVKKKLIPTKRGIEVYEFLSKHYPELVSVEVTRKMEAVVDMISRGEVTGYEAIQGVLLSLAGLGLIEPALVPPLNLNGDIRLNLAFDNIATN, encoded by the coding sequence GTGGACGCTGTCATTCCGCTGTACAAATCTGCGTGCCCGATCTGCGGAGGGGACGCCGCCTCAACCGACATAGAGCTTCGCGGATCCTGTGAAAACTGTGCCCACAGGTGCGATCCCACGTTAAACGCGCTCATGAGCTTCGTTACTAGTAACGAAGAAGAGCTCATATCCTTCTTCGAGAAGGTGACGGGGCTCAAGCCCTGGGGCGCGCAGAGGCACTGGTTGAAGCGCCTCACACGGGGCGAAAACACCGTCTTAATCGCCCCCACGGGTGTGGGCAAAACCACGTTACTCATGGTTTACGCGCTTCACTCCGTTGCTAGAGGAAAAAGAGTGCTCTACGTTACCCCCACGAAGTCCTTGTTGAACCAGACCTATGTAAAGGTGGAGGAATTCGCTAAGAGGGTGGGGCTAGACCCCTCCAAGATCCTGTGCTATAACTCTAACCAGTCCAGAAGAAGCCGCGAAATCGTCCTCAACCGCATCGAGAACTGCGACTTCGGGCTACTCGTAGTGACTAATAACTTCCTGCTAAAGAACCATGAAGCCCTGTTAAGATGCAAAGTAGATGTTGTAATAGTAGATGACGTGGATAGCCTCATAAAGAACGAGAGGGGCGTCTATAACCTCGTAAGGCTACTAGGCTACAGCGAGAGATCGGTAGAGCTGGCGAAGAGAAGATTAAACCTCCTCTGGAGGATTTTACTGGGCAGGGCATACGGTAAGAACGTAGACGAGCTAGTCAAGCAGTTCATCGAACTCGATAGGGAGCTCGAAGCAGAGCTCACATCCACCAGGTCCAGTCAGCTTGTTGTAGCCTCTGCCACGGGTAGGAGCCGTGGACTTGCAGGTAGACTGCTAAAAGACCTGTTAAAAGTGGACTTGTCTGGGATAACCGTGTATGGGCGCAACGTGACTGACAGCTATGTGCTCGTAAAAGACCCCGAGGAGCTCGCTAAACACGTACTAAGCGTCGTGAGCGCCCTTGGAAAGGGCTGCCTGCTGTACATCTCTCCACGCCACCCGCTCAGAGAGGCCTACGAGCGCGTCGTTGAGAGAATATTTGGCGAGCTCGAAAAGATGGGCTTGAAGGCATCACCTGCTACCTATAGGGCAATCGCCGACTTTACGAAGGGCTCGCTGGACGTCCTGGTGGGGTACTCCACGTACTACGGTACCAGCGTGAGGGGGCTGGACTCGCCAGTACACATAAGGTACGCCATTTTCCTCGGGACGCCGGTGTTTGCCGTTAGCTTGGAGAGCTTCCTTGCGAAGTTGAACATGCTCTCGAGGATCCTGATCGAGGTTTCAGGTAGGGGGGGTGACCCGGCCCTAAAGAAGCTCGCGGTAGAGGTTCGTAAGAAGTCACTTACATTATCACCGTCTGAGAGAAGGGTGCTTAGCCTGTGCTTAGCGGGTAAAATCCCCGAGAGCGCCGTTGAAAGCGTGCACAAGTTATCGGCGCAGTACCGGGAAATAAAGGAAGCCTATTCCAGGGCTTTAAGTGCTGTGAAGGAGGCGCTGGATAGGGAGCGCGTCATGGTTGTTGGAACAATGACGCTGGTTCGTTCAGGAGACAAGTACCTTGCCTTGATACCGGACACTATGACTTACATCCAGGCATCTGGCAGGACGAGCCGGCTGATGGGGAACAGGATGACCCGCGGCTTCTCACTGATAGTAGAGCACTACGACTTGAAAAACTTAGTCGCCGGGCTAGAAAGCAGGCTCAAAGCCTTTAGTAGAGACGTGGAGTTTAAGCCGCTGGATAACGTCTCCCTCTTCGAGGAAAAGAAGTACGTGGTGGCGAGCAGGGAGGGCTCCGAAGGCACTGAACTGGCATACCGCTCAGTCCTACTGGTAGTGGAATCGCCTACGAAAGCCAAGACCATTGCTAGGTTTTTTGGGAGGCCGTCTGCACGGAGGATCGGGGATGTCAACGTGTACTCCATTCCAGTTAAACTAGGCAGTGAGGTAGTCGAGTTCAACGTGGTCGCAACGCGGGGCCACGTATACGACTTAACCGTGAACAGTGAGTGCGGGTTTTACGGGGTCTTGGTGAAGCCCTCCACTATTGCGCCGATCTACACGACCATTAAGAAGTGTAGGCTTTGTGGAACGCAGTTTGTCGACTACGAGAAGTGCCCCAGGTGCGGTAGCCTCATGTACTCGGACTCCAAGCAAGTCATCGCTGTTCTCAGGAAACTCGCCACAGAGGTTGAAGAGGTTTACATTGCCACGGACCCCGACCTTGAAGGGGAGAAAATAGCGTACGACGTCTACGTAGCGCTCCGCCCCTTTAACAGGAGTATTTGGCGCATCGAGCTCCACGAAATTACGCTATCTGAGCTCTTAAAGGCTATCCAGAGTAGACGGTACATCGACAGAAAGCTCGTCGAGGCCGAGATATACAGGAGAGTGCTTGACAGGTTCCTGGGCTTTTCACTCAGTTACAAACTGCAAAGCACATATGGCCACAAGTACCTGGGTGCCGGCAGGGTTCAGACGCCCGTTTTAGGGCTAGTCATCGAAAGGTATAGAGAGCACGTCAACAAGAAGTGCAAGAAGGTGATAATCACAACCGATAGTCCCTTAAAGTACTCATTTTCAATTCACCTAGAGAGACACCAGGTGGACCTGGTTGAAGCGTTGAGATGTACATCCGAGTTGACGGTGATCAGGGAATCCGAGGAGGTGGTTGAGGTACATCCGAAGCCACCGTACACCACCGACGAGCTACTCGCGGATGCCGCGAAGTACGGTATTTCCGTCGATGTCGCAATGAGAACCGCTCAAGACCTCTTCGAGTCCGGCCTAATAACTTACCATCGAACTGACTGCACGTACGTTAGCTCAACTGGGATGAAGGTTGCTTCCGAGTACCTCTCTTCGCGGGGGCTTAAAGAGTACTTTAAGCCGAGTCACTGGGGCGCGCAGGGAACACACGAAGCCGTGCGGCCGGTTTATCCGCTAGACCCCGAGGGCCTGGTACAGGCGGTTGAGGAGGGCATCGTGCCCGCTGTCATCCCGTTAACAGGCCTTCACCTAAAGCTGTACGGCTTGGTATTCAGGAGGTTCATTGCAAGCCAGATGAAGCCGTTTAAGGCCATTAAAGCAGTGTACTCCATCACGCTAGGTGACAACGTCCTGGGCAGAGTGGAGGTCTATACTAGCATCCTGGAGGGTGGTTTCAACCTGGTTGAGCCCGTTAAAGTTTACAGCGAGCTGAAGGGGCTTGACAGGTTTAGCGTCAAGGTCCGCGACGTCAAGATCGTGGATTCTAGTATGGTGCCGCTATACAGTAGTGGTGACGTCGTGCTCTTGATGAAGAGGCTTTCTATTGGTAGGCCCAGCACATACTCCAAGATACTGTCGAGTATTAGGAGGCACGGCTACGTCGTGGAATCTAAGGTCAAGAAAAAGCTCATTCCCACTAAGCGAGGTATTGAGGTGTACGAGTTCCTCAGCAAGCACTATCCTGAGCTGGTTTCCGTAGAGGTGACGAGGAAGATGGAGGCCGTTGTGGACATGATCTCTAGAGGGGAGGTTACGGGGTACGAGGCAATACAGGGTGTTCTGCTCTCCCTAGCGGGGTTAGGCCTCATCGAGCCCGCGCTAGTACCTCCTCTTAATCTTAATGGCGATATAAGGCTTAACCTTGCCTTTGACAACATCGCTACCAATTGA
- a CDS encoding DNA-binding protein, translated as MSTDAERVLVVSKKPIKEYLIEIALLFQESAEVVVLKGHGRFISKAVDLYNAVLYRMKDSVELVNVSIGSDVVKGKVKPYIAIKIKRRY; from the coding sequence ATGAGTACTGATGCTGAGAGGGTTCTGGTAGTATCCAAGAAGCCCATTAAAGAGTACTTAATTGAGATCGCGCTACTGTTCCAGGAAAGTGCAGAGGTAGTCGTGCTGAAGGGGCATGGCAGGTTCATTAGTAAGGCAGTGGACCTGTACAACGCGGTCCTATACCGGATGAAGGATAGCGTTGAGCTCGTTAACGTATCAATTGGTAGCGATGTTGTCAAAGGCAAGGTTAAGCCTTATATCGCCATTAAGATTAAGAGGAGGTACTAG
- a CDS encoding Lrp/AsnC ligand binding domain-containing protein, whose translation MPENKKAAIILIQTEIGAESKVLEDLMKIPEVKEAYIVYGTYDVVVKIETDTLERIREIVTNRIRKLPDIRTTVTMIVVEEKIK comes from the coding sequence ATGCCTGAAAACAAGAAGGCCGCGATAATACTAATTCAAACTGAAATAGGTGCTGAAAGCAAGGTTCTCGAGGACCTGATGAAGATCCCGGAGGTTAAGGAAGCCTACATAGTTTACGGGACTTATGACGTCGTCGTAAAGATAGAAACCGACACCCTCGAGAGGATAAGGGAAATAGTAACGAACAGGATAAGGAAGCTTCCCGACATTAGGACGACCGTCACGATGATCGTCGTCGAGGAGAAGATAAAGTAG
- the map gene encoding type II methionyl aminopeptidase, which yields MLGEEAISKLLKAGEIAKKALERATKITRPGVRVLDVVNSIENYIRELGGAPAFPVNVGINSVAAHYTPPYGNNLVIPENSVVKVDVGVHVDGYIADTAATLAFNPVYEGLVDAPRRALERAIEVVRPGVRASEVGRIVEEVIKSSGFKPIKNLSGHGIERYRIHSGFVIPNYNDHLNRQKIGEGVYAVEPFATDGAGLVRELNSITIYALKPTSRPLPAQVKDFYEMIYRERRELPFTTRWYIRGVEGAARVQDMINGLRKARCLVEYPVLVERNNGIVTQFEHTIVVTEKDVIVITA from the coding sequence TTGCTCGGCGAGGAAGCCATTTCGAAGCTGCTGAAAGCGGGCGAGATCGCCAAGAAGGCGCTGGAACGCGCCACCAAGATTACGAGACCCGGAGTTAGGGTTCTCGACGTAGTCAACTCCATAGAAAACTACATTAGGGAGCTTGGAGGGGCGCCCGCCTTCCCGGTTAATGTCGGGATAAATTCAGTAGCCGCGCACTACACGCCGCCGTACGGAAACAACCTCGTCATCCCGGAGAACTCCGTTGTTAAGGTGGACGTGGGCGTTCACGTTGACGGGTACATAGCCGATACCGCTGCGACGTTGGCGTTTAACCCGGTTTACGAGGGGCTGGTGGATGCGCCTAGAAGGGCGCTGGAAAGGGCGATAGAGGTAGTGCGTCCTGGTGTCAGGGCCTCCGAGGTGGGCAGGATCGTAGAAGAGGTCATTAAGTCCTCGGGGTTTAAGCCAATTAAGAACCTAAGCGGACACGGCATTGAGAGGTACAGGATACACAGTGGCTTCGTAATACCTAACTACAACGACCACCTCAACAGGCAAAAAATCGGGGAAGGGGTCTACGCGGTCGAGCCTTTCGCAACAGATGGTGCCGGGCTCGTTAGGGAACTTAACTCCATCACCATCTACGCCCTGAAGCCTACTTCGCGCCCATTACCTGCGCAGGTAAAGGACTTCTATGAAATGATCTATAGGGAGCGGCGCGAGCTACCCTTTACCACTAGGTGGTACATTCGCGGAGTGGAGGGGGCAGCGCGCGTCCAGGACATGATAAACGGCCTTAGAAAGGCCCGGTGCCTCGTGGAATATCCCGTTCTAGTTGAGAGAAATAATGGTATTGTAACACAGTTCGAGCACACTATCGTAGTAACGGAAAAAGACGTGATCGTGATAACCGCTTAG